In the genome of Cryptosporangium phraense, one region contains:
- a CDS encoding exopolyphosphatase: MTYRLVTRSDFDGLVCAVLLRSLDLVDEIVFVHPKPVQDGLLEITDRDILTNPPYSPRAHLVFDHHHSEALRVGTSASNYVLRPDAPSAARVVYDYFGGAARFPKISDEMMRAVDAGDSGAYDITEILYPQGWTLLNFLMDSRTGLGRFRHFRISNYQLMMRLISLCAESPSAADILAQPDVAERVEVYRKQANAFTDQLRRVGRMVDDVVVVDFRGEQVIHAGNRFMVYALFPHARISIHVLPGRGGLNTVLAVGKSILDRSSPTDIGAVMLRHGGGGHRNAGSCQTDNEHADDVLARVVREVADPARVTT, encoded by the coding sequence ATGACCTACCGCCTGGTGACCCGCAGCGACTTCGACGGGCTGGTCTGTGCCGTCCTCCTGCGCTCGCTGGACCTCGTCGACGAGATCGTGTTCGTACACCCGAAGCCGGTGCAGGACGGTCTGCTCGAGATCACCGACCGGGACATCCTCACGAACCCGCCGTACTCGCCGCGGGCGCACCTGGTGTTCGACCACCACCACTCGGAGGCGCTGCGGGTCGGGACGTCGGCGAGCAACTACGTGCTGCGCCCGGACGCGCCCTCGGCGGCGCGGGTGGTCTACGACTACTTCGGTGGCGCGGCCCGGTTCCCGAAGATCTCGGACGAGATGATGCGGGCGGTCGACGCCGGCGACTCGGGCGCGTACGACATCACCGAGATCCTGTATCCGCAGGGCTGGACGCTGCTGAACTTCCTCATGGACAGCCGGACCGGCCTGGGCCGGTTCCGGCACTTCCGGATCTCCAACTACCAGCTGATGATGCGTCTGATCAGCCTGTGCGCGGAGAGCCCGTCGGCGGCCGACATCCTGGCCCAGCCGGACGTGGCCGAGCGGGTCGAGGTCTACCGCAAGCAGGCCAACGCGTTCACCGACCAGCTGCGCCGGGTCGGGCGGATGGTCGACGACGTCGTCGTCGTGGATTTCCGGGGTGAGCAGGTCATCCACGCCGGCAACCGGTTCATGGTGTACGCGCTGTTCCCGCACGCCCGGATCTCGATCCACGTGCTGCCGGGGCGGGGTGGGCTCAATACCGTGCTCGCGGTCGGGAAGTCGATTCTGGACCGCTCGTCGCCGACCGACATCGGTGCGGTGATGCTCCGGCACGGAGGTGGGGGGCACCGGAACGCCGGGAGCTGCCAGACCGACAACGAGCACGCGGACGACGTGCTGGCCCGGGTGGTGCGCGAGGTCGCCGACCCGGCGCGGGTGACTACGTGA
- a CDS encoding helix-turn-helix domain-containing protein codes for MAGPDANTLGEYLRARRERVDPADVGLRVTGARRTPGLRREEVATLAGISADYYLRLEQGRDRNPSPPVLESLARVYRLDPAATRYLLSLAAGPPRAPRPPSTEAVPPGIRALLGTLGLPAFVENRAFDVLAANAPATALSPRIRSGRNRLRDVFLDDDERALFPDWDEAAVGMVAAFRSSVGTDVDDPDVRALVGDLSAASERFRDIWARHDVVALAGGAARFRHPRLGPLELHREKLAIGDSSGQLLVIYHAEPGTDSERSLRLLDETATAHR; via the coding sequence GTGGCCGGTCCCGACGCGAACACCCTCGGGGAGTACCTCCGGGCCCGGCGCGAGCGGGTCGACCCGGCCGACGTCGGCCTGCGCGTCACCGGCGCCCGGCGCACGCCGGGTCTGCGCCGCGAGGAGGTCGCCACCCTCGCCGGCATCAGCGCCGACTACTACCTGCGCCTCGAGCAGGGCCGCGACCGCAACCCGTCCCCGCCCGTCCTCGAGTCCCTGGCCCGGGTCTACCGGCTCGACCCGGCCGCCACCCGCTACCTGCTGAGCCTCGCCGCCGGTCCGCCGCGCGCCCCGCGGCCCCCGTCGACCGAGGCCGTCCCGCCCGGCATCCGGGCCCTGCTCGGTACCCTCGGCCTGCCGGCCTTCGTCGAGAATCGCGCGTTCGACGTGCTGGCCGCCAACGCCCCGGCGACGGCCCTGTCCCCGCGGATCCGGTCCGGCCGCAACCGCCTGCGCGACGTCTTTCTCGACGACGACGAGCGCGCGCTGTTCCCGGACTGGGACGAGGCGGCCGTCGGCATGGTCGCCGCGTTCCGCTCCTCGGTCGGCACCGACGTCGACGATCCGGACGTCCGGGCGCTGGTCGGCGACCTGTCGGCGGCGAGCGAGCGGTTCCGGGACATCTGGGCCCGGCACGACGTCGTCGCGCTGGCCGGCGGCGCGGCCCGGTTCCGGCACCCACGGCTCGGGCCGCTCGAGCTGCACCGGGAGAAGCTCGCGATCGGCGACTCGAGCGGCCAGCTGCTGGTGATCTACCACGCCGAACCGGGTACGGACTCGGAACGCTCACTGCGCCTCCTCGACGAGACGGCCACGGCCCACCGATAG
- a CDS encoding oxygenase MpaB family protein encodes MATHGTEIDLRAIVNGAGLLAAGANVIMQLARPGVGYGVAESRVESGRLFDHPIKRTRTTLSYLAVAMLGSPEDKAAYRAAVTVAHRQVFSTPDSPVRYSAMDPKLQLWVAACLYRGFEDVQTALGGAMTEAEAAEIYRRSHTLGTTLQVRESMWPRDREAFQRYWDAEMTHVHIDDTVREHLRHLVELSYLPRAVGAPLAAFNTFVTTGFLPPEFRDQMHLRWDARGQRRFDRLMRTIGTVSRRQPAALRTFPFNYLLWDVRQRIRKGRPLI; translated from the coding sequence ATGGCGACGCACGGAACCGAGATCGATTTACGCGCGATCGTGAACGGCGCGGGACTCCTGGCCGCCGGCGCGAACGTGATCATGCAGCTGGCGCGCCCCGGCGTGGGGTACGGCGTCGCCGAGAGCCGCGTCGAGAGCGGCCGGCTCTTCGACCATCCGATCAAGCGCACCCGCACGACCCTCTCCTATCTGGCCGTGGCGATGCTCGGCTCGCCGGAGGACAAGGCCGCGTACCGGGCCGCGGTCACCGTCGCCCACCGCCAGGTGTTCTCGACCCCGGACAGCCCGGTCCGCTACTCGGCGATGGACCCCAAGCTCCAGCTCTGGGTCGCCGCCTGCCTCTACCGCGGCTTCGAGGACGTCCAAACCGCGCTCGGAGGCGCGATGACCGAGGCCGAGGCGGCCGAGATCTACCGCCGCTCGCACACGCTCGGTACCACGCTGCAGGTCCGGGAATCGATGTGGCCGCGCGACCGGGAGGCCTTCCAGCGCTACTGGGACGCCGAGATGACCCACGTCCACATCGACGACACGGTCCGCGAGCACCTGCGGCACCTGGTAGAGCTCAGCTATCTCCCGCGCGCGGTCGGCGCCCCGCTCGCCGCGTTCAACACGTTCGTCACGACCGGGTTCCTCCCGCCGGAGTTCCGCGACCAGATGCACCTGCGCTGGGACGCGCGCGGCCAGCGGCGCTTCGACCGCCTGATGCGGACGATCGGAACGGTGTCCCGACGGCAACCGGCCGCGTTGCGGACCTTCCCGTTCAACTACCTGTTGTGGGACGTCCGGCAGCGCATCAGGAAGGGACGACCGCTGATCTGA
- a CDS encoding SAM-dependent methyltransferase produces MTDRTGVDASTPQTARIWNYLLGGVDNYAVDRAVGDEIIAGLPHLAENARLSRAFLNRAVRYLAGDAGVRQFLDVGSGLPAASATHEVARGVARDARVVYVDYDPLVAAHARVLLRRDGSEHSAERAAGAEGAEGGNAIDYLNADMRDAATILRDASRTLDLTEPVGLLLMGVLGHVESDAEAKAIVDALLDGLAPGSYLALYDGSDTSAANNEAVRIWNLSANPKYHLRSPARLAALFDDLDLIEPCVVSVTHWHPENAAGPRPDAIDQYCGVGRKPVR; encoded by the coding sequence ATGACGGACCGGACCGGCGTCGACGCCAGCACACCGCAGACCGCGCGCATCTGGAACTACCTGCTCGGCGGCGTCGACAACTACGCGGTCGACCGCGCCGTGGGCGACGAGATCATCGCCGGCCTCCCGCACCTGGCCGAGAACGCCCGGCTGTCCCGGGCCTTCCTCAACCGCGCCGTGCGCTACCTCGCCGGCGACGCCGGCGTCCGACAGTTCCTCGACGTCGGGTCCGGCCTGCCGGCCGCGAGCGCCACGCACGAGGTCGCCCGAGGGGTCGCGCGCGACGCGCGCGTCGTCTACGTCGACTACGACCCGCTGGTCGCGGCCCACGCCCGCGTCCTCCTCCGCCGCGACGGAAGCGAGCACAGTGCGGAGCGCGCCGCGGGCGCCGAAGGCGCCGAGGGCGGCAACGCCATCGACTACCTCAACGCCGACATGCGCGACGCCGCCACGATCCTCCGCGACGCCTCCCGCACGCTCGACCTCACCGAGCCCGTCGGGCTCCTGCTGATGGGCGTCCTCGGCCACGTCGAGTCGGACGCCGAGGCGAAGGCCATCGTCGACGCCCTTCTCGACGGGCTGGCGCCGGGCAGCTACCTCGCGCTGTACGACGGCAGCGACACCAGCGCCGCGAACAACGAGGCCGTGCGGATCTGGAACCTCTCGGCCAACCCGAAGTACCACCTGCGCAGCCCGGCTCGCCTCGCCGCGCTGTTCGACGATCTGGACCTGATCGAGCCGTGCGTCGTCTCGGTGACCCACTGGCACCCCGAGAACGCGGCCGGCCCGCGCCCCGACGCCATCGACCAGTACTGCGGCGTCGGCCGGAAACCCGTCCGCTAG
- a CDS encoding HNH endonuclease signature motif containing protein: protein MPDYPDLAEIADLPPGPELAFALVAVHPRKRSRGVAATELPEVLPDIAGQVVIAKCWQRLAAWVDSQMNAAILDIAGREPVGNGLHGSNDEDDWGREEVSAALRMSAQGAAERIDVARVLATRRFQTGRALEEGQITYRHAVEIVKGLEPLEDDEAAEEAERRLLDSARKKTPAQTGTRARREVIKADPDGAERRRRRARTGRRVDFFPLPDAMTEIRAFVPAEGASRVRATLDRLAGRSRVKGDKRTIDQRRADAFVALAELGRLAVDHPMWRGEDRPETPSEEGGPDPLAQQWATAVAGIVMGKRAAAPRVALVAPLSTVLGATHEPGNLTGYGPVPPAVARELAGDGQWERWLADRRGVVTDVGRAVYRPPAPLAALIRAIYPTCMFPGCSQPSYRCDLDHNVRRVDGGTTDPDNLVPLCRRHHRAKDEGGWRVDHDADRKVCTWTSPAGHVYTVEAPTHSLDEDDDLPVDVADREAPLMTMSDGADGAGAEAAAGAAAGPAAGAAAASDPDEPPPF, encoded by the coding sequence ATGCCCGACTACCCGGATCTCGCCGAGATCGCTGACCTGCCGCCCGGCCCCGAGCTGGCCTTTGCGCTGGTCGCGGTGCACCCCCGGAAGCGGAGCCGGGGCGTGGCCGCGACCGAGTTACCCGAAGTGCTGCCGGACATCGCCGGTCAGGTCGTGATCGCCAAGTGCTGGCAACGGCTGGCGGCGTGGGTCGACTCGCAGATGAACGCGGCGATCCTCGACATCGCCGGGCGCGAACCGGTCGGTAACGGCCTGCACGGCTCGAACGACGAGGACGACTGGGGCCGGGAGGAGGTGTCCGCCGCGCTGCGGATGTCCGCCCAGGGAGCCGCGGAGCGCATCGACGTGGCCCGCGTCCTCGCGACCCGGCGGTTCCAGACCGGCCGGGCACTCGAGGAGGGCCAGATCACCTACCGGCACGCCGTCGAGATCGTCAAGGGCCTCGAACCGCTCGAGGACGACGAAGCGGCGGAGGAGGCCGAACGTCGGCTGCTGGACTCGGCGCGGAAGAAGACGCCGGCACAGACCGGCACCCGCGCCCGGCGGGAGGTGATCAAGGCCGATCCCGACGGCGCGGAGCGCCGACGGCGGCGCGCCCGGACCGGTCGGCGGGTCGACTTCTTTCCGCTGCCCGATGCGATGACCGAGATTCGTGCGTTCGTTCCGGCCGAGGGCGCCTCGCGGGTGCGGGCGACGCTCGATCGGCTCGCCGGTCGGTCGCGGGTCAAGGGCGACAAGCGGACGATCGACCAGCGGCGGGCGGACGCCTTCGTGGCGTTGGCCGAGCTCGGAAGGCTCGCCGTGGATCATCCGATGTGGCGCGGCGAGGACCGCCCGGAGACGCCGTCGGAGGAGGGCGGACCGGATCCGCTGGCTCAGCAGTGGGCCACGGCCGTGGCCGGCATCGTGATGGGGAAGCGGGCCGCGGCGCCGCGGGTGGCGCTGGTCGCGCCGCTGAGTACCGTGCTCGGCGCTACCCACGAGCCCGGGAACCTGACCGGGTACGGGCCGGTGCCGCCGGCCGTCGCTCGGGAGTTGGCCGGTGACGGGCAGTGGGAGCGGTGGCTGGCCGACCGGCGGGGTGTCGTCACTGATGTCGGGCGGGCGGTGTACCGGCCACCGGCGCCACTTGCGGCGTTGATCCGGGCCATCTATCCGACGTGCATGTTCCCGGGGTGTTCTCAGCCGTCGTATCGGTGCGACCTCGACCACAACGTGCGGCGGGTCGATGGGGGGACGACCGATCCGGACAATTTGGTGCCGCTGTGTCGGCGGCACCACCGGGCCAAGGACGAGGGCGGGTGGCGCGTCGATCATGATGCGGACCGGAAGGTGTGTACGTGGACCAGCCCGGCGGGGCATGTGTACACGGTCGAGGCGCCCACGCATTCGTTGGATGAGGACGACGACCTTCCGGTGGACGTGGCGGATCGGGAAGCGCCGTTGATGACGATGTCGGACGGGGCGGATGGTGCCGGGGCGGAGGCGGCGGCAGGGGCCGCGGCAGGGCCGGCGGCAGGGGCCGCGGCGGCCTCGGACCCGGACGAGCCGCCGCCTTTCTGA
- a CDS encoding TetR/AcrR family transcriptional regulator produces MKRPKNRKAQIALAAAELFCARGYHGVGVDEIAGVVGITGPAIYRHFPNKYAMLVHATRELGTSVRTAVDTALSASDDPERQVDGVLDALAVLSLEQRRVTGLYQWENRYLSAEHRAEFRHGLAALIDRVSDRVRAVRPELDRAQARLLTRAAFSAIASLSTHRAPAARARATDLLRRAGWALLRADVPDLTRSESAPVSALGPGRSRRAAEDAESRRETVLATAIRLFHQNGYHAVGMEDIGRAAGLRASSLYRYFPGKSDLLAAAYHRAADQVATSTASSLSDAAGDGEDALRRLVNGFVALTFEHRDLVAVYLAENNNLPDRDRHELRRIQREQVEQWVRLLEGVRPGLSTPDARLLVHAAHNVVTDLGGATDPAAPEEFRPVVTTLALSVLHRP; encoded by the coding sequence GTGAAGCGTCCGAAGAACCGGAAAGCTCAGATCGCCCTGGCGGCGGCCGAGCTGTTCTGCGCGCGGGGGTACCACGGCGTCGGGGTGGACGAGATCGCCGGCGTCGTCGGCATCACCGGCCCCGCGATCTACCGGCACTTCCCGAACAAGTACGCGATGCTCGTCCACGCGACGCGCGAGCTCGGCACGTCCGTCCGGACCGCCGTCGACACCGCGCTGAGCGCGTCGGACGACCCGGAGCGGCAGGTCGACGGCGTGCTGGACGCACTCGCGGTCCTCAGCCTGGAGCAACGGCGGGTCACCGGCCTCTACCAGTGGGAGAACCGCTACCTGTCGGCCGAGCACCGGGCCGAGTTCCGGCACGGCCTCGCGGCACTGATCGACCGGGTGAGCGACCGCGTCCGGGCGGTCCGGCCGGAGCTCGACCGGGCCCAGGCCCGGCTGCTGACCCGGGCCGCGTTCAGCGCGATCGCGAGCCTGTCGACGCACCGCGCGCCCGCCGCGCGGGCGAGGGCCACCGATCTGCTGCGCCGGGCCGGGTGGGCCCTGCTACGCGCCGACGTCCCCGATCTCACGCGATCGGAGTCGGCTCCCGTCAGCGCACTCGGGCCCGGACGCAGCCGCCGTGCGGCAGAAGACGCCGAGTCCCGACGGGAGACCGTGCTGGCGACCGCGATCCGGCTGTTCCACCAGAACGGCTACCACGCGGTCGGGATGGAGGACATCGGCCGCGCCGCCGGGCTCCGCGCCTCCAGCCTGTACCGGTACTTCCCGGGCAAGAGCGATCTGCTCGCCGCGGCCTACCACCGGGCCGCGGACCAGGTCGCGACCAGCACCGCCAGCTCGCTGAGCGACGCCGCCGGCGACGGCGAGGACGCGCTGCGCCGCTTGGTGAACGGATTCGTCGCGCTGACGTTCGAGCACCGGGACCTGGTCGCCGTGTACCTCGCCGAGAACAACAACCTGCCCGACCGGGACCGGCACGAGCTGCGCCGGATCCAGCGCGAGCAGGTGGAGCAGTGGGTGCGGCTGCTCGAGGGTGTGCGGCCCGGTCTGTCCACGCCGGACGCGCGCCTGCTGGTGCATGCTGCCCACAACGTCGTCACCGACCTCGGCGGCGCGACCGATCCGGCGGCGCCGGAGGAGTTCCGGCCGGTGGTGACCACGCTGGCCCTGTCGGTCCTGCACCGACCCTGA
- a CDS encoding SDR family oxidoreductase, protein MTHDLTGTVIAITGASSGIGAATATLLAERGAHLVLGARREDRLKALAAALPGGEAAFAATDVRRREDVANLVALAGERFGRLDVLVSNAGIGPVSRLDDLRVDEWDAMVDVNLKGVLHGIAAALPVFRAQGRGHFVTVASTAGYRVVPTMAVYAATKTAVRVLTEGLRQEAGEHLRVTTVSPGFVATDFAAGSSDPDVRAELVAARDRMAIPPEAVAEAIAYAIGQPPEVDVNEIVVRPTAQA, encoded by the coding sequence ATGACGCACGATCTGACCGGCACAGTCATCGCGATCACCGGCGCGAGCAGCGGCATCGGGGCGGCGACCGCCACGCTGCTGGCCGAGCGCGGCGCGCACCTCGTCCTGGGCGCACGCCGGGAGGACCGCCTGAAGGCGCTCGCGGCCGCCCTGCCGGGCGGGGAGGCGGCTTTCGCCGCCACCGACGTCCGGCGGCGGGAGGACGTCGCGAACCTGGTCGCGCTGGCCGGGGAGCGCTTCGGCCGGCTGGACGTGCTGGTCAGCAACGCCGGGATCGGGCCGGTCTCCCGGCTCGACGATCTGCGGGTCGACGAGTGGGACGCGATGGTCGACGTCAACCTGAAGGGCGTGCTGCACGGCATCGCGGCCGCGCTGCCGGTGTTCCGGGCCCAGGGGCGCGGGCACTTCGTCACGGTGGCGTCGACCGCGGGGTACCGGGTCGTCCCGACGATGGCGGTCTACGCCGCGACGAAGACCGCGGTGCGCGTCCTCACCGAGGGGCTGCGTCAGGAGGCCGGCGAGCACCTGCGGGTCACGACGGTCTCCCCCGGGTTCGTCGCGACCGACTTCGCCGCCGGGTCCAGCGATCCGGACGTCCGGGCCGAGCTCGTCGCGGCCCGCGACCGGATGGCGATCCCGCCGGAGGCGGTGGCCGAGGCGATCGCGTACGCGATCGGGCAGCCGCCCGAGGTCGACGTCAACGAGATCGTGGTGCGCCCGACGGCGCAGGCCTGA
- a CDS encoding TetR/AcrR family transcriptional regulator has protein sequence MTDGTLRTYGGVAGDARAAERRAKLLDAGLDLLGAPDGPGELTVRGVCRRTGLTARYFYESFADRDALTVAVYDGVVAGLGADLLAAVEAAPRTAPGRARAGLATLVRRITEDPRRGRLLFARSLGASPVVAARRAESTRWFVELLTAEVRSFYRIERTPRVDVAAELLVGGVAQILTSLLDGQLDVPADALVDHCVDLFLAIAGERPP, from the coding sequence ATGACCGACGGAACGCTCCGGACGTACGGCGGTGTCGCCGGCGACGCGAGGGCGGCCGAGCGGCGCGCGAAACTGCTGGACGCGGGCCTGGACCTGCTCGGCGCACCCGACGGCCCGGGCGAGCTGACCGTCCGCGGCGTCTGCCGCCGCACCGGCCTCACCGCCCGGTACTTCTACGAGAGCTTCGCCGATCGCGACGCGCTCACCGTCGCCGTGTACGACGGCGTCGTGGCCGGCCTCGGCGCTGACCTGCTCGCGGCGGTCGAGGCCGCGCCCCGGACGGCCCCGGGCCGGGCCCGGGCCGGGCTCGCGACGCTGGTTCGCCGCATCACCGAGGACCCGCGGCGCGGGCGGTTGCTGTTCGCCCGCTCGCTCGGCGCCAGTCCGGTCGTCGCGGCCCGCCGGGCCGAGTCGACGCGCTGGTTCGTCGAGCTGCTGACCGCCGAGGTCCGGTCCTTCTACCGGATCGAACGCACGCCGCGGGTCGACGTCGCGGCCGAACTGCTCGTCGGCGGGGTCGCGCAGATCCTGACGTCCTTGCTCGACGGCCAGCTCGACGTCCCGGCCGACGCCCTGGTCGATCATTGCGTCGACTTGTTCCTCGCGATCGCCGGGGAGCGGCCTCCCTAG
- a CDS encoding AMP-dependent synthetase/ligase translates to MSLADECAAATAELTIPILLRSNAREFPDRPALAMLDGSGATITWGALRDRVAALSLGLAELGLRRGDRMLISASSRIEHWVADLAAVHLGAVPCTTYATLSTPQLQYLGQHSQATVLIVENADHLARWSPVRHDLPGLRAIVMIDAEQPDDRVETLTAVEAAGAARYATDPGAFDAAWAAVTPDDPVTLLYTSGTTGDPKGVVLSHRNVLHQAVALELLVDAPPHAPTIAYLPLAHIAERVLGIYIPIYRAGTVNIVPDPSGAAAALQTVRPHSFFGVPRVWEKMVAALQGYLATADLTVRDAVTNASALALESSRLRENGESVPPDLAARLAAADENVLRPIRALLGLDNVSWAGSGAAPIPVDVLRFLAGLGVDVFEVWGMTETTGTATINTPDRFRIGTVGVPNVGMEVRLADDGEILVRGPLVCLGYLQADGSVAPVTDADGWLATGDIGTLDDDGFLTITDRKKELLITASGKNVAPAQIENLLRTHPLIGYAIAIGDRRPYVTALISLDEEAAPAWAAANGIEAADPKALAEHPTVLAELQTAVDAANARLARPEQVKTFRVLPGPLSPESGELTPTLKLKRKTIHDRHADLIEDLYR, encoded by the coding sequence ATGTCCCTTGCCGACGAATGCGCGGCGGCCACCGCCGAGCTGACGATCCCGATCCTGCTCCGCTCGAACGCCCGCGAGTTCCCCGACCGCCCCGCGCTCGCCATGCTCGACGGCTCGGGCGCGACCATCACCTGGGGCGCTCTCCGCGATCGGGTCGCCGCCCTCAGCCTCGGACTCGCCGAGCTCGGCTTACGCCGCGGCGACCGGATGCTGATCTCCGCCTCCAGCCGTATCGAGCACTGGGTGGCCGACCTGGCCGCGGTCCACCTCGGCGCGGTCCCCTGCACGACCTACGCGACGCTCAGCACCCCCCAGCTGCAGTACCTCGGGCAGCACAGCCAGGCCACGGTCCTGATCGTCGAGAACGCCGATCACCTCGCCCGCTGGTCCCCGGTCCGGCACGACCTGCCCGGCCTCCGCGCCATCGTGATGATCGACGCCGAACAACCCGACGATCGCGTAGAAACGCTCACCGCGGTCGAGGCCGCGGGCGCGGCCCGCTACGCGACCGACCCGGGCGCCTTCGACGCCGCCTGGGCCGCCGTCACCCCGGACGACCCGGTCACCCTGCTCTACACGTCCGGCACCACCGGCGACCCCAAAGGTGTCGTGCTCAGCCACCGCAACGTGCTGCACCAGGCGGTCGCGCTCGAGCTCCTGGTCGACGCGCCCCCGCACGCCCCGACCATCGCCTACCTCCCGCTGGCCCACATCGCCGAGCGGGTCCTCGGGATCTACATCCCGATCTACCGCGCCGGCACCGTCAACATCGTCCCCGATCCGAGCGGCGCCGCCGCGGCACTGCAGACCGTCCGCCCGCACTCGTTCTTCGGCGTCCCCCGCGTCTGGGAGAAGATGGTCGCCGCCCTGCAGGGCTACCTCGCGACCGCCGACCTCACGGTCCGCGACGCGGTCACGAACGCGTCCGCGCTGGCGCTGGAGAGCTCCCGCCTCCGCGAGAACGGCGAGTCCGTCCCGCCCGACCTGGCCGCCCGCCTAGCCGCCGCGGACGAAAACGTTCTGAGGCCGATCCGCGCCCTCCTCGGACTCGACAACGTGTCCTGGGCCGGCAGCGGCGCCGCCCCGATCCCGGTCGACGTGCTCCGCTTCCTGGCCGGCCTCGGCGTCGACGTGTTCGAGGTCTGGGGCATGACCGAGACCACCGGCACCGCGACGATCAACACGCCCGACCGCTTCCGGATCGGCACCGTCGGCGTCCCCAACGTCGGAATGGAGGTCCGGCTCGCCGACGACGGCGAGATCCTCGTCCGTGGGCCGCTCGTGTGCCTCGGCTATCTGCAGGCCGACGGTTCCGTCGCGCCGGTCACGGACGCCGACGGATGGCTGGCCACCGGCGACATCGGGACACTCGACGACGACGGGTTCCTCACGATCACCGACCGCAAGAAGGAACTTCTCATCACCGCCAGCGGGAAGAACGTCGCGCCCGCCCAGATCGAGAACCTGCTGCGCACGCATCCCCTGATCGGCTACGCGATCGCGATCGGCGACCGCCGCCCGTACGTCACCGCCCTAATCAGCCTGGACGAGGAAGCCGCCCCGGCCTGGGCGGCCGCCAACGGCATCGAGGCCGCCGACCCGAAGGCCCTCGCCGAACACCCGACGGTCCTCGCCGAGCTCCAGACCGCGGTCGACGCCGCCAACGCCCGCCTCGCCCGGCCCGAGCAGGTGAAGACGTTCCGCGTCCTCCCGGGCCCGCTCAGCCCGGAGTCCGGCGAGCTCACCCCCACCCTGAAGCTCAAGCGCAAGACGATCCA
- a CDS encoding AraC family transcriptional regulator: MRDRSNSVLNRPFLDDALAEVRDAAPSVLRADGPWALKFSGYPHAKVVGVAAGSCWISTTEVAPVRLRAGESYLLTGGSAYVVASDPRLTPESGPATFTGTGDGVARYSVGRGGPGETRLVGGALGFGDPAAARMLLRALPGTALLGAEVLGTLTLLAAEAATPGPVGAAVRRHLTRVLSLQAMGTLLELADPPSPADPAIEAALDAMHARPGHRWTVATLATVAGTSRTVFAARFAAATGLPPMEYLLRHRMRGAGADLAAGRTVAATARRWGYASESAFSAAFKRTTGRSPAASRR; encoded by the coding sequence ATGCGCGATCGTTCGAACTCTGTGCTGAATCGTCCGTTCCTCGACGACGCGCTCGCCGAGGTGCGCGACGCGGCGCCGTCCGTCCTCCGCGCCGACGGCCCCTGGGCGTTGAAATTTTCGGGATATCCGCACGCGAAGGTCGTCGGGGTCGCCGCCGGGTCGTGCTGGATCAGCACGACCGAGGTCGCGCCGGTCCGCCTCCGGGCCGGCGAGTCGTATCTGCTGACCGGTGGGTCCGCGTACGTCGTGGCCAGCGACCCACGACTGACGCCGGAGTCCGGCCCGGCGACGTTCACCGGCACCGGCGACGGCGTCGCTCGCTATTCCGTCGGCCGGGGCGGCCCCGGCGAGACCCGCCTCGTCGGCGGCGCGCTCGGCTTCGGCGACCCCGCCGCCGCCCGGATGCTGCTCCGCGCCCTGCCGGGCACCGCGCTCCTCGGGGCCGAGGTCCTCGGCACGCTCACGTTGCTCGCGGCCGAGGCCGCCACGCCCGGCCCGGTCGGTGCGGCCGTGCGGCGGCACCTCACCCGGGTCCTGTCCCTCCAGGCCATGGGGACGCTCCTGGAGCTCGCGGACCCGCCTTCGCCGGCCGACCCCGCGATCGAGGCGGCTCTGGACGCGATGCACGCCCGGCCCGGGCACCGCTGGACGGTCGCGACGCTGGCGACCGTGGCCGGCACGTCCCGGACCGTGTTCGCGGCCCGGTTCGCCGCCGCCACCGGGCTCCCGCCGATGGAATACCTGCTGCGCCACCGCATGCGCGGCGCAGGCGCCGACCTCGCCGCCGGCCGGACCGTCGCGGCGACCGCCCGCCGCTGGGGCTATGCCTCGGAGAGCGCGTTCAGCGCCGCCTTCAAACGCACCACGGGCCGCTCCCCGGCGGCGTCCCGCCGCTGA